The following proteins come from a genomic window of Achromobacter sp. AONIH1:
- a CDS encoding tripartite tricarboxylate transporter permease, producing the protein MELFDNLMLGFTVAFTPENLLYALLGCVLGTLIGVLPGIGPVPTIAMLLPITYVLPPVAGLIMLAGIYYGAQYGGSTTAILVALPGETSAVVTVLDGHQMARNGRAGAALAIAALGSFFAGCVATLLLAAFAPPLAEVAFKFGPAEYFSLMCLGLVGAVVLASGSLPKAIAMIILGLLLGMVGTDVNSGVARFDFGVPELQDGIDFAIVAMGVFGFAEIMTNLEQKENRVDITDKIGSLYPNKQEFKESYPAVLRGTALGSALGILPGGGAVLSSFASYTLEKKISRNPERFGKGHPAGLAGPESANNAAAQTSFIPLLTLGIPGNAVMALMVGAMTIHNIQPGPQVMTSHPQLFWGLIASMWIGNLMLVVLNLPLIGLWVKLLKVPYRILFPAILVFCTIGVYSLNYNPFDVFTTAMFGIVGYVWSKLKCEGAPLLLGLVLGPMMEENFRRALLLSRGDFTTFITRPLSASLLAIAVFLVILVALPAIRKKREQTFVEED; encoded by the coding sequence ATGGAATTGTTTGACAACCTGATGCTGGGTTTCACGGTCGCGTTCACGCCCGAGAACCTGCTGTACGCGCTGCTGGGCTGCGTCCTGGGCACCCTGATCGGCGTGTTGCCGGGCATCGGCCCGGTCCCGACCATCGCAATGCTGCTGCCGATCACCTACGTGCTGCCACCGGTGGCCGGCCTGATCATGCTGGCCGGCATTTACTACGGCGCCCAGTACGGCGGATCCACCACGGCCATCCTGGTGGCGCTGCCTGGGGAAACCTCCGCGGTGGTGACCGTGCTGGACGGACACCAGATGGCCCGTAACGGCCGCGCCGGCGCCGCCCTGGCGATCGCCGCCCTGGGTTCGTTCTTCGCCGGCTGCGTGGCCACGCTGCTGCTGGCCGCCTTCGCGCCCCCGCTGGCCGAAGTCGCCTTCAAGTTCGGTCCCGCCGAATACTTCTCGCTGATGTGCCTGGGCCTGGTGGGCGCCGTGGTGTTGGCCTCGGGCTCGCTGCCCAAGGCCATCGCCATGATCATCCTGGGCCTGTTGCTGGGCATGGTCGGCACCGACGTCAACTCGGGCGTGGCCCGCTTCGACTTCGGCGTGCCGGAACTGCAGGACGGCATCGACTTCGCCATCGTGGCCATGGGCGTGTTCGGCTTCGCCGAAATCATGACCAACCTCGAGCAGAAGGAAAACCGCGTCGACATCACCGACAAGATCGGCTCGCTGTACCCCAACAAGCAGGAGTTCAAGGAATCGTATCCCGCGGTGCTCCGCGGCACGGCCCTGGGCTCTGCGCTGGGCATCCTGCCGGGCGGTGGCGCCGTGCTGTCGTCGTTCGCGTCGTACACGCTGGAAAAGAAGATCTCGCGCAATCCGGAACGCTTCGGCAAGGGCCATCCGGCCGGCCTGGCCGGCCCGGAATCGGCCAACAATGCCGCCGCTCAGACCTCGTTCATCCCGCTGCTGACGCTGGGCATCCCCGGTAACGCCGTGATGGCGCTGATGGTCGGCGCGATGACGATTCACAACATCCAGCCGGGTCCGCAGGTCATGACCAGCCACCCGCAGCTGTTCTGGGGCCTGATCGCCTCCATGTGGATCGGCAACCTGATGCTGGTGGTGCTGAACCTGCCGCTGATCGGCCTGTGGGTCAAGCTGCTGAAGGTGCCTTACCGCATCCTGTTCCCCGCCATCCTGGTGTTCTGCACGATCGGCGTCTACTCCCTCAACTACAACCCGTTCGACGTGTTCACCACCGCCATGTTCGGCATCGTGGGCTACGTCTGGTCGAAGTTGAAGTGCGAAGGCGCGCCGCTGCTGCTCGGCCTGGTGCTGGGCCCGATGATGGAAGAGAACTTCCGCCGCGCCCTGCTGCTGTCGCGCGGCGACTTCACCACCTTCATCACGCGCCCCCTGTCGGCCTCGCTGCTGGCGATCGCGGTCTTCCTGGTGATCCTGGTCGCCCTGCCCGCGATCCGCAAGAAGCGCGAACAGACGTTCGTCGAAGAAGACTGA
- a CDS encoding SIMPL domain-containing protein (The SIMPL domain is named for its presence in mouse protein SIMPL (signalling molecule that associates with mouse pelle-like kinase). Bacterial member BP26, from Brucella, was shown to assemble into a channel-like structure, while YggE from E. coli has been associated with resistance to oxidative stress.), producing MLKNTVTTLTRLSAACAAVAAISVAQPVFAQTQAPAASPAPAEAAANRSPELSLQATASSEVKQDTVRIALAAEVEGADQPATGKKLSALLDDVVKRARDTKGVEVRTGNYNVWPNTGSKGKIAGWRGQGEVILESKDFEAAAALASKLSDKTAISSISFSLSRAAREAEERKLLKEAAQAFKDRALAAANAFGFSGYRLSKLELGGSGGPGPMPRMMAMAKDAGGGAAYSADVPLESGEVTVSVAVNGTIVLQ from the coding sequence ATGCTCAAAAACACCGTTACTACGCTGACCAGGCTCAGCGCGGCATGCGCCGCCGTGGCCGCCATTTCCGTGGCGCAGCCCGTCTTCGCTCAAACGCAGGCTCCGGCCGCGTCGCCGGCGCCCGCCGAGGCCGCCGCCAACCGCTCGCCCGAACTGAGCCTGCAAGCCACCGCGTCATCCGAAGTCAAGCAGGACACGGTGCGTATCGCGCTGGCTGCCGAGGTGGAGGGGGCGGACCAGCCGGCTACGGGCAAGAAGCTCAGTGCGCTGCTGGACGACGTGGTCAAGCGGGCGCGCGACACCAAGGGCGTCGAAGTGCGCACGGGTAATTACAACGTCTGGCCCAATACCGGCAGCAAGGGCAAGATCGCCGGCTGGCGCGGGCAGGGCGAAGTAATCCTGGAGTCCAAGGATTTCGAGGCCGCCGCCGCGCTGGCGTCGAAGCTGTCGGACAAGACCGCGATCTCCAGCATCAGTTTCTCGTTGTCGCGCGCTGCGCGCGAGGCCGAGGAGCGCAAGCTGCTCAAGGAAGCGGCGCAAGCCTTCAAGGACCGGGCGCTGGCCGCCGCCAACGCTTTTGGATTTTCGGGCTACCGCCTGAGCAAGCTTGAGCTTGGCGGCTCCGGCGGCCCTGGCCCGATGCCGCGCATGATGGCGATGGCCAAGGACGCCGGGGGCGGCGCCGCCTACAGCGCGGACGTTCCCCTGGAATCCGGTGAAGTGACGGTCAGCGTCGCCGTCAACGGGACGATCGTTTTGCAGTAA
- a CDS encoding Lrp/AsnC family transcriptional regulator — protein sequence MSDNELDRTDIRILAELQRDGRLSNQELADRVSLSPSPCLRRVRRLEEKGFIKKYVALIDAGKVGLGLLAYVNIRLNKYSGSSHAPMSDFARDVQLWPEVVECYAMSGDMDYLLRIQVADLAHFSRFAMDTLMRHPAVVDMRSFFALQQIKETTELRL from the coding sequence ATGTCTGACAATGAACTGGATAGGACAGATATCAGGATTCTTGCCGAGTTGCAGCGCGATGGCAGGCTCAGCAACCAGGAGCTGGCAGACCGCGTTTCCCTGTCGCCCAGCCCGTGCTTGCGCCGGGTTCGGCGCCTGGAGGAGAAGGGGTTCATCAAGAAATACGTCGCGCTGATCGACGCTGGCAAAGTTGGATTGGGCCTGCTGGCCTATGTGAACATCCGGCTCAACAAGTACAGCGGGTCCAGTCACGCACCGATGAGCGACTTTGCCCGCGACGTGCAGCTCTGGCCCGAGGTGGTGGAGTGCTATGCCATGTCGGGGGACATGGACTATCTGCTGCGTATCCAGGTGGCTGACCTGGCGCATTTCTCCCGATTCGCTATGGACACGCTGATGCGGCATCCCGCCGTGGTGGACATGCGTTCCTTCTTCGCGCTACAGCAGATCAAGGAGACAACGGAACTGCGCTTGTAG
- the ilvD gene encoding dihydroxy-acid dehydratase produces the protein MPNNERSRHITHGVARAPNRAMYYALGYQEADFDNPMIGVANGHSTITPCNSGLQRLADAAIDAIRRAKANPQVFGTPTISDGMSMGTEGMKYSLVSREVIADCIETAAQGQWMDGVVVIGGCDKNMPGGMIALARMNVPGIYVYGGTIKPGRYQGKDLTIVSVFEAVGEYTMGRMDETDFKQIEKCAIPGSGSCGGMYTANTMSSAFEAMGMSLPYSSTMANEDEEKVVSAAESARVLMDAVRRGLRPRDIITRESIENAVSVIMATGGSTNAVLHFLAIAHAAEVPWTIDDFERIRQRVPVLCDLKPSGRYVATDLHRAGGIPQVMKLLLNAGLLHGDCITITGKTIAETLVDVPDAPRADQDVIMPLDRALYPQGHLAILKGNLSPEGCVAKITGLKNPVITGPARVFDSEDDAMEAIMARRIQHGDVVVIRYEGPKGGPGMREMLAPTSALVGQGLGETVGLITDGRFSGGTWGMVVGHVAPEAFVGGPIALIREGDSVTIDAHQLLLQLNVSDEEMAARRQAWVPPKPRYTRGVLAKFGKLASTASRGAVTDAFEA, from the coding sequence ATGCCGAACAACGAACGTTCCCGCCATATCACTCATGGCGTCGCGCGGGCGCCCAACCGCGCCATGTATTACGCGCTGGGCTACCAGGAAGCCGACTTCGACAATCCCATGATCGGGGTCGCCAACGGCCATTCCACCATCACGCCGTGCAATAGCGGTCTGCAACGGCTGGCCGACGCCGCCATCGACGCCATCCGTCGGGCGAAGGCGAATCCGCAGGTGTTCGGCACGCCGACCATCTCGGACGGCATGTCCATGGGCACCGAGGGCATGAAGTATTCGCTGGTGTCGCGCGAAGTCATCGCGGACTGTATCGAGACCGCCGCCCAGGGCCAGTGGATGGATGGCGTGGTCGTCATCGGCGGCTGCGACAAGAACATGCCCGGCGGCATGATCGCGCTGGCGCGCATGAACGTGCCCGGCATCTACGTCTATGGCGGCACCATCAAGCCGGGCCGCTACCAGGGCAAGGACCTGACCATCGTTTCCGTGTTCGAGGCCGTGGGCGAGTACACCATGGGCCGCATGGACGAGACCGATTTCAAGCAGATCGAGAAATGCGCCATTCCGGGCTCCGGTTCCTGTGGCGGCATGTACACGGCCAACACCATGAGCTCGGCCTTCGAGGCCATGGGCATGAGTCTGCCTTACTCCAGCACCATGGCCAACGAGGACGAGGAAAAGGTCGTCTCGGCGGCGGAGTCGGCGCGCGTGCTGATGGATGCCGTCAGGCGCGGGCTGCGGCCGCGCGACATCATCACCCGCGAATCCATCGAAAACGCCGTGTCGGTCATCATGGCCACGGGCGGTTCCACCAATGCCGTGCTGCATTTCCTGGCCATTGCCCATGCGGCTGAAGTGCCATGGACTATCGATGACTTCGAGCGCATCCGCCAGCGCGTGCCGGTGCTGTGCGACCTGAAACCTTCCGGACGTTACGTCGCGACGGATCTGCACCGCGCCGGCGGCATTCCGCAGGTCATGAAGCTGTTGTTGAATGCGGGCCTGCTGCATGGCGATTGCATCACCATCACCGGCAAGACCATCGCCGAAACACTGGTGGATGTGCCCGACGCGCCGCGCGCCGACCAGGACGTCATCATGCCGCTGGACCGCGCGCTCTATCCGCAGGGCCACCTCGCCATCCTGAAGGGCAATCTGTCGCCGGAAGGCTGCGTGGCCAAGATCACCGGCCTGAAGAACCCGGTCATCACCGGGCCGGCCCGCGTGTTCGACTCCGAGGACGATGCCATGGAGGCTATCATGGCCCGCAGGATTCAGCATGGCGACGTGGTGGTGATTCGCTATGAAGGCCCCAAGGGCGGCCCGGGGATGCGCGAGATGCTGGCGCCAACGTCGGCGTTGGTCGGGCAGGGGCTGGGCGAGACCGTCGGCCTGATCACCGACGGTCGTTTTTCCGGCGGCACCTGGGGCATGGTGGTCGGGCACGTCGCGCCGGAAGCCTTCGTCGGCGGCCCGATCGCGCTGATCCGCGAGGGCGATTCGGTTACCATCGATGCCCATCAGCTGCTGCTGCAGCTCAATGTCAGCGACGAGGAAATGGCGGCCCGTCGCCAGGCCTGGGTCCCGCCCAAGCCGCGTTATACACGCGGTGTGCTTGCCAAGTTCGGCAAGCTCGCCAGCACCGCGAGCCGTGGGGCAGTAACCGATGCATTTGAAGCGTAG
- a CDS encoding M20 aminoacylase family protein, producing the protein MYARSPLESIRLFHDELTALRRDLHAHPELGFEEVRTSGIVAGALEALGIEVHRGIGKTGVVGVIRGKRCDSGRMIGLRADMDALPMTEDNEFGHKSTKPGLMHGCGHDGHTAILIGAAKYLAQTRNFDGTAVLIFQPAEEGRGGARAMLEDGLFDTFPCDAIYALHNWPGLKPGTVGINPGPMMAAADRFEIQITGRGGHGAHPYQTIDPVTIAGQIITALQTIVSRNVNPLDSAVVSIGSMQAGHPGAMSVIPREAKLVGTVRTFRKSVQEMVETRMRELVTAIAGAFGGSAELIYERIYPATLNTPQHANLVADIATEMIGKENVVRDLTPSMGSEDFSFMLQTKPGAYFRLGQGGADSGCVLHNSHFDFNDAVIPLGSAMFCALAERGMPLAD; encoded by the coding sequence ATGTACGCAAGGTCTCCCCTGGAATCAATTCGGCTTTTTCATGACGAATTGACAGCGCTGCGGCGCGATTTGCACGCCCATCCCGAGCTGGGATTCGAGGAGGTGCGCACCTCGGGCATCGTGGCTGGCGCGCTGGAAGCGTTGGGCATCGAAGTGCATCGTGGCATCGGCAAGACCGGCGTGGTCGGCGTGATTCGCGGCAAGCGCTGCGACAGTGGACGCATGATCGGCTTGCGCGCCGACATGGATGCCTTGCCAATGACTGAAGACAACGAGTTCGGGCACAAGTCCACCAAGCCTGGCCTGATGCACGGTTGCGGCCATGACGGACACACGGCGATCCTGATCGGCGCGGCAAAGTACCTGGCGCAGACGCGCAACTTCGATGGCACCGCCGTGCTGATCTTCCAGCCCGCGGAGGAAGGCCGCGGCGGCGCGCGCGCCATGCTGGAAGACGGCTTGTTCGACACCTTTCCGTGCGATGCGATCTATGCCCTGCACAACTGGCCTGGCCTGAAACCTGGCACGGTGGGTATCAATCCAGGCCCGATGATGGCGGCCGCAGATCGCTTCGAGATCCAGATCACGGGTCGTGGCGGACACGGCGCCCATCCCTATCAGACCATCGATCCCGTCACCATCGCCGGGCAGATCATCACCGCCTTGCAGACGATCGTGTCGCGCAATGTGAATCCGTTGGATTCGGCCGTCGTTTCCATCGGTTCCATGCAGGCCGGCCATCCCGGCGCCATGAGCGTGATTCCGCGCGAGGCGAAGCTGGTTGGCACGGTCCGCACCTTCCGCAAATCAGTGCAGGAAATGGTCGAGACGCGCATGCGCGAATTGGTGACGGCGATCGCGGGCGCCTTCGGCGGCAGCGCCGAGCTCATCTACGAACGTATCTATCCGGCGACCCTGAACACCCCGCAGCACGCCAACCTCGTCGCCGACATCGCGACCGAGATGATCGGCAAGGAAAACGTGGTTCGAGACCTGACGCCTTCCATGGGCTCGGAAGACTTCTCCTTCATGCTGCAGACCAAGCCCGGCGCGTATTTCCGGCTGGGGCAGGGCGGAGCGGATTCCGGCTGCGTGCTGCACAATTCCCATTTTGATTTCAACGATGCCGTCATTCCCTTGGGCAGTGCGATGTTCTGCGCGCTGGCCGAGCGGGGGATGCCCCTGGCGGATTAA
- a CDS encoding cell division protein ZapA yields the protein MERVDVTILGRDYSLACSSEEKPTLVAAVRHVDQLMLRIQGTGKVSSNERIAVMAALQIAGELLAMKAPDGPLGGLAVGDFKRRIEDMNATLDDALSGQEKLL from the coding sequence ATGGAACGCGTAGACGTAACCATATTGGGGCGCGACTATTCCCTGGCGTGCTCGTCCGAGGAAAAACCCACGCTGGTCGCGGCGGTTCGCCATGTCGACCAGCTCATGCTGCGCATCCAGGGCACGGGCAAGGTTTCCAGCAACGAACGCATCGCTGTCATGGCCGCGCTGCAGATCGCTGGCGAGCTGCTGGCCATGAAAGCGCCCGACGGTCCGCTGGGCGGTTTGGCGGTCGGCGACTTCAAGCGTAGAATCGAGGACATGAACGCGACGCTGGACGACGCCCTCTCGGGCCAGGAAAAGCTGCTCTGA
- the lgt gene encoding prolipoprotein diacylglyceryl transferase, with amino-acid sequence MLQYPEFDPVALRIGPVAIHWYGLMYLVGFALVYLLGRRRIQSGHTTTLTTRDLEDVIFYSVLGVVLGGRLGYVLFYKPSYYLSHPLEVLYLWEGGMSFHGGLIGVILVMFLFARKKGLPFFAISDFIAPMIPLGLGFGRLGNFINGELWGRPSDVPWAMVFPQSGDGLARHPSQLYELGLEGIVLFALMWWFSSKPRPLGQVSAVFLIGYGTFRFLVEFTREPDNFLGLLAGGLSMGQWLSLPMVALGAILFSLTAKRSSR; translated from the coding sequence ATGCTGCAATATCCCGAATTCGATCCCGTTGCCTTGCGGATCGGCCCCGTCGCCATCCACTGGTACGGCCTGATGTATCTGGTGGGCTTCGCCCTGGTCTACCTGCTGGGCCGGCGCCGCATCCAGAGCGGCCACACCACGACGCTGACCACCCGCGACCTCGAAGACGTGATCTTCTACAGCGTGCTGGGCGTGGTGCTGGGCGGCCGGCTGGGATATGTGCTGTTCTACAAGCCGTCGTACTACCTGTCGCACCCGCTGGAAGTGCTGTATCTGTGGGAAGGCGGCATGTCCTTCCACGGCGGCCTGATCGGCGTGATCCTGGTGATGTTCCTGTTCGCACGCAAGAAGGGCCTGCCCTTCTTCGCCATCAGCGATTTCATCGCCCCGATGATTCCGCTGGGCCTGGGATTCGGCCGCCTGGGAAACTTCATCAACGGTGAACTCTGGGGCCGGCCGAGCGACGTGCCCTGGGCCATGGTGTTCCCGCAAAGCGGCGACGGCCTGGCGCGCCATCCGTCCCAGCTCTATGAGCTGGGCCTGGAAGGCATCGTGCTGTTTGCACTGATGTGGTGGTTTTCCAGCAAGCCGCGGCCCCTGGGACAGGTGAGCGCGGTCTTCCTGATCGGCTACGGAACGTTCCGCTTCCTGGTGGAATTCACCCGCGAGCCGGACAACTTCCTGGGCCTGCTCGCGGGCGGACTGAGCATGGGACAGTGGCTGTCCCTGCCGATGGTGGCGCTGGGCGCCATCCTGTTCAGCCTTACTGCAAAACGATCGTCCCGTTGA
- a CDS encoding SWIB/MDM2 domain-containing protein — MATTSKPATARKPNAAFMKPLTPSAELAAVIGSEAVPRTEVTKKIWEYIKKHNLQDASNKRNINADAKLRPIFGKDQVTMFELTKLVNAHLK, encoded by the coding sequence ATGGCCACAACCTCCAAACCCGCGACCGCGCGCAAGCCGAACGCTGCATTCATGAAGCCCCTGACCCCGAGCGCCGAACTGGCTGCTGTCATCGGTTCGGAAGCCGTGCCGCGTACCGAGGTCACCAAGAAGATCTGGGAATACATCAAGAAGCACAACCTGCAAGATGCCAGCAACAAGCGCAACATCAACGCCGATGCCAAGCTGCGCCCGATCTTCGGCAAGGATCAGGTCACGATGTTCGAACTGACCAAGCTGGTCAACGCACATCTGAAGTAA
- the msrA gene encoding peptide-methionine (S)-S-oxide reductase MsrA: MAEQASPGKEVAVLGGGCFWCVEAVLTDLRGVVSVLPGYSGGHVDQPSYEQVCRKDTGHIEVARVEFDPAVLSYGDLLRVFFATHDPTTPGRQGNDVGPQYESAIFWQNETQREQAQAVIAEVDAQKIYDAPIVTKLLAPATFWPAEDYHRNYFELHPEQGYCQFVIAPKVAKFRKQFQDRLQR; the protein is encoded by the coding sequence ATGGCAGAACAAGCATCTCCTGGAAAGGAAGTCGCCGTCCTAGGTGGCGGTTGCTTTTGGTGCGTCGAGGCGGTACTGACCGACCTGCGCGGGGTTGTCAGCGTGCTGCCGGGCTATAGCGGCGGCCACGTTGACCAGCCATCCTATGAGCAGGTCTGCCGCAAGGATACCGGCCATATCGAAGTGGCACGCGTCGAATTCGATCCGGCAGTGCTGTCTTATGGCGATCTGCTGCGCGTCTTTTTTGCCACGCATGATCCCACCACGCCGGGTCGTCAGGGCAACGATGTCGGTCCGCAATACGAGTCCGCGATTTTCTGGCAGAACGAAACCCAGCGCGAACAGGCCCAGGCCGTCATCGCCGAGGTCGATGCGCAGAAAATCTATGATGCGCCCATCGTGACCAAGCTGTTGGCGCCGGCGACGTTCTGGCCGGCCGAGGACTACCATCGCAACTATTTTGAGCTGCATCCGGAACAGGGCTATTGCCAGTTCGTCATCGCGCCGAAGGTGGCGAAGTTCCGCAAGCAATTCCAGGATCGCCTGCAGCGCTGA
- the hppD gene encoding 4-hydroxyphenylpyruvate dioxygenase, producing the protein MSSAFQPWDNPMGTAGFEFIEYAAPDPAALRKVFELLGFKAIAKHRHKDVTLYRQGGVNFLINAEPDSFAQRFARLHGPSICAIGFRVQDAAKAYKRALELGAWGFDSHSGPMELNIPAIKGIGDSLIYLVDRWAGKEGHGGIGDISIYDVDFVPLDVENAQADLNHRGAGLTLVDHLTHNVHKGRMAEWSEFYERLFNFREVRYFDIEGKVTGVKSKAMTSPCGNIRIPINEEGTDEKGQIQEYLDLYRGEGIQHIAMATDDIYGTVEALRQNGVVFLDTPETYYELLDRRLPNHGEDVSRLQKNRILLDGAPGGGLLLQIFTENQIGPIFFEIIQRKGNDGFGEGNFKALFESIELDQMRRGVLKTVE; encoded by the coding sequence ATGAGCAGCGCTTTCCAACCCTGGGACAACCCGATGGGCACCGCCGGGTTCGAGTTCATTGAATATGCCGCGCCGGACCCCGCCGCGCTGCGCAAGGTGTTTGAACTGCTGGGCTTCAAGGCCATCGCCAAGCACCGCCACAAGGACGTGACGCTGTATCGCCAGGGCGGCGTCAACTTCCTGATCAATGCCGAGCCGGATTCTTTCGCGCAACGTTTCGCCCGTCTGCACGGTCCGTCGATCTGTGCCATCGGATTCCGCGTCCAGGACGCCGCCAAGGCCTACAAGCGCGCACTGGAACTGGGCGCCTGGGGCTTCGACTCGCACAGCGGCCCGATGGAGCTGAACATTCCCGCCATCAAGGGCATCGGCGATTCGCTGATCTACCTGGTGGACCGTTGGGCCGGCAAGGAAGGCCACGGGGGCATCGGCGACATCAGCATCTATGACGTGGACTTCGTGCCGCTGGACGTAGAAAACGCCCAGGCCGACCTGAACCACCGCGGCGCGGGCCTGACGCTGGTGGACCACCTGACGCACAACGTGCACAAGGGCCGCATGGCCGAATGGTCGGAGTTCTACGAGCGCCTGTTCAACTTCCGCGAAGTGCGCTATTTCGACATCGAAGGCAAGGTCACGGGCGTGAAGTCCAAGGCCATGACCTCGCCGTGCGGCAATATCCGCATTCCGATCAATGAGGAAGGCACGGACGAGAAGGGCCAGATCCAGGAGTACCTGGACCTGTACCGCGGCGAAGGCATCCAGCATATCGCCATGGCGACCGACGATATCTACGGCACGGTCGAAGCGCTGCGCCAGAACGGCGTGGTGTTCCTGGATACGCCCGAGACCTACTACGAACTGCTGGACCGCCGCCTGCCGAACCACGGCGAGGACGTGTCACGCCTGCAGAAGAACCGCATCCTGCTCGACGGCGCCCCCGGCGGCGGCCTGCTGCTGCAGATCTTCACCGAGAACCAGATCGGCCCGATCTTCTTCGAAATCATCCAGCGCAAGGGCAACGACGGCTTCGGCGAAGGCAACTTCAAGGCCCTGTTCGAATCGATCGAACTGGACCAGATGCGCCGCGGCGTACTGAAAACGGTGGAATAA
- a CDS encoding tripartite tricarboxylate transporter TctB family protein has product MQLRNRQDFWSGVMFIILGLGFAWQASSYQMGTAARMGPGYFPFWLGIVLALLGAVVLLGALSKKAEETHVDKFDWRIVFLVVGSVVVYGLVLKLLGVYISVFILVLISSLASHEFSLKVAVANGIFLVVFTYLAFIKGLGLIFPLWPSFLGMN; this is encoded by the coding sequence ATGCAGCTACGCAATCGACAGGATTTCTGGTCGGGGGTGATGTTCATCATCCTCGGGCTGGGATTCGCCTGGCAGGCCAGCAGCTACCAAATGGGTACTGCCGCCCGCATGGGCCCAGGGTATTTTCCTTTCTGGCTCGGCATCGTGCTGGCGTTGTTGGGCGCCGTGGTGTTGCTCGGCGCGCTGTCCAAGAAAGCCGAGGAAACGCATGTCGACAAATTCGACTGGCGCATCGTGTTCCTCGTGGTGGGCTCGGTCGTCGTGTACGGCCTGGTGCTCAAGCTCCTGGGCGTGTACATCTCCGTCTTCATCCTGGTCCTCATCAGCAGCCTGGCCAGCCATGAATTCAGCCTGAAGGTCGCCGTCGCCAATGGCATCTTCCTGGTGGTCTTCACCTACTTGGCGTTCATCAAGGGGCTGGGGCTGATTTTCCCGCTGTGGCCGTCGTTTCTGGGTATGAATTGA
- a CDS encoding c-type cytochrome — MHLKRSLMAAVIGVLGAAAAAQAQTTGLDLAKSKACMACHQVEAKRVGPPLKSVAERYAGQGDAMVDYLAGKIRGGGRGAWGAVPMPAQTQVSAEDARQLAEWILSLAPAKQ, encoded by the coding sequence ATGCATTTGAAGCGTAGTTTGATGGCCGCCGTGATCGGCGTGCTGGGCGCGGCCGCCGCGGCGCAGGCGCAGACCACCGGATTGGACCTGGCCAAGAGCAAGGCCTGTATGGCTTGCCACCAGGTCGAGGCCAAGCGCGTCGGTCCGCCTTTGAAGAGCGTGGCCGAGCGCTATGCCGGCCAGGGCGATGCCATGGTGGATTATCTGGCTGGCAAGATCCGGGGCGGCGGTCGCGGCGCCTGGGGAGCCGTGCCCATGCCGGCCCAGACGCAGGTCAGCGCCGAAGATGCGCGCCAGCTGGCCGAATGGATCTTGTCGCTGGCGCCCGCCAAGCAGTAG